TCACGAGATCCGCTTGACCGTCAGCGGCCAGCGCGCTCGCGTCACCGTCGATCCAGGTCACGGCGTCGGCGCCCGGCTGCCGGCGGGCGAACCCGAGCATCGTCGGGCTCGGATCGACCCCGATCACCCGGCGCCCGGGCACGGCGGCCAGCGCCCGGGTCAGCAGGCCGGTGCCGCAGCCGAGGTCGACGATCGTCGTCGCCCCACCCCGGTCGGCGGCCGTCGCGGCGGCGACCCGGTCCGCCAGCGCCCGGTAGTACGCGTGGTCGTCGCGCGGCTCGTTGTCGCCGTCGTACAGCTCCACCAGTTGTTCGTCGCCGTACGGGTCGGTCAGCATGCGCCGCACCGTACGGAGCCCCGGATGCCTCCTGCAACGGGTTTAGCTCTCGCTCAAGGAGATCCTCGGGATCGTCAGCGCGACGACGCCGCTGACGACGAGGCCCACCGCGACCGCCACCGTGCCCGCGGTGACGGCCGCCCGAGGACCACCGGAGTCCAGCGCGGCGAAGTAGATCGCGCCGATCCCCGCCACGCCGAGCGCCCCACCGAACTGCTGGCCGGTGTTGAAGATGCCCGAGCCGGCCCCAGCCAACTCGACGGGAACTCCGGCCAGGAACAAGGTCGCCAGAGTCGGTACGACGAGGTTCATGCTGAGGCCCATCACGAACAGCCCAGGCACCAACGTCCACGCGCCGACCGGCCCGTCCGCCGCCCGGGCCGCCAGCAGGACGACCAGCGCACCCACACCCGCCAGCGAGCTCCCGAGCAGGATGAGCGTCCGGCCGAAGCGGACCAGAAGGCGCCCGGTGAACGGCGACATGGCCACGCCACCTGCCGCGAAGGCAGCCATCAGGAGACCGGCGTCCAACGGCGAGTACTCCTGACTCCCTTGCAGCCACAGGGTGAGGATCAGCAGGAACCCGGAGAAGCTCGCGAAGATCAGCAGCAGGACGGTCAGCCCGCGGGAGACCACAGGAACCCTGAACAGGTCGAGCGGAAGCAGCGCACCGGCTGGGTTCTTCCGGTGCTCGACAAGAGCCAGGCCGGCGAGCGCCACGATGCCGGCGACCAGGCAGAACCAGATCCACACCGGCCAGCCGTAGGTCCGGCCGTCCAGGAGCGGGAAGACGATCGCCACCAGCCCCACCGTCAGGACGGCGGTAGCGAGCCACTTCGGCCGGAGCCCGCCGACGAGCCTGCTCTCGGGCACCAGCCACGCTCCCGCCGCCAGCAGTACGACGGCCATCGGCACGGTGACGAGGAAAATGGCCCGCCACCCCAGCCCGGCGATGTCCGCGGTGACGACCACACCGCCGAGCAGCAGGCCGACGGCCTGGGCCAGACCGCCCATGATGCCGAAGACACCGAAGACGGCGGCCCGCTCCCGGCCCTGGAACAGCGTGTAGAGAATGCTCAGCACCTGCGGGGCGAGCGCGGCGGCGGCCAGTCCCTGCGCGGCCCGGGCCACGATCAGCACCTCCACGCTCCCGGCCAGACCGGACCACACCCCGGTGACCGCGAACACCGCGATCCCGGCCAGGAAGACCCGCTTGCGGCCGGCCAGGTCACCGAGCCGGGCGAAGGTGATCAGCGCCGCCGCGAACGCGAGCAGGTACGCGGCCGAGATCCACTCCAGCTGGGCCGGGGTCGCCCCGAGATCACGCTGGATCGCCGGCAGGCCGACGTTCACGATCGTGACGTTCACCAGGTCGAGCATGAAGGCCAGGATCAGCACGGCCATCGCGATCCAGCGACGGGGGTACGGCGCCTGGCCGGTGGCGGGTGGGACTGAGGTCTCTGCGGTCACTGCCGTACTCCCGGGGGTCGCGCCGTAAACTGACAGGTGAGCGACAAGGTCGCCGTGCCGAGTATGTCGCTGGAACGACACACTCGTTCGGGCGACAGACTAGTGAAGGGATCCGCCGATGACAAGCGAGCCGTCTCCGCTGTGCCGCACGCTCCTGGCCGCGACCGTCCGCCACGCCGCGGCGGCCGCGCGGTTCGACCACGAGGTCGGCGTACAGGCCGGGCTACCGCTCAGCACGTACGAGTCGAGCTTCGTCAACCTGCTGCGGCTGCACGGTCCGCTCAGCCCGGGCGAGCTCGGCAAGCTGACCGGGCTCAGCTCGTCCGGCACCATCACCGGCGTGATCGACCGGCTGGAGCGGGCCGGGTACGTCGTCCGGGAACGCTGTGTCGAGGACCGGCGCCGGGTCACCATCTCGCTCAACACCGCGTGGCTCGACCAGGAGAACAACCCGCGTCTGCGGGCGCTCGCGGCCCTGATGGAGACCTACACGGCGGCCGAGCTGGAGACGATCGCGGACTTCGTCACCAAGCTGGCCGACCTCGAGGCCGGCATCCTCGACCCGGCGACCGGATCGATGCGGGACAATGGAAACGATGACGCTGACCGAGAAGCTGCCGGACTCCACCGAACCTGACGCCCTGTACGACGCCTTCGCCACCTGGGTGGGCACGCAGGGCATCTCCTTGTACCCGGCGCAGGAGGAAGCCCTGATCGAGGTGATGACCGGGTCGAACGTGATCCTGTCCACCCCGACCGGCTCCGGCAAGAGCCTGGTCGCCACCGGCTCGCACTTCGCCGCCCTCGCGAACGGGAGGCGCACTTTCTACACCGCGCCGATCAAGGCCCTGGTCTCGGAGAAGTTCTTCGCCCTGTGCGACGTGTTCGGCGCCGACAAGGTCGGCATGCTGACCGGCGACGCCTCGGTCAACGCCGGCGCCCCGATCATCTGCTGCACCGCCGAGGTGCTGGCCAACGTCGCCCTGCGCGAAGGCTCCGCGGCCGACGTCGGCCAGGTCGTGATGGACGAGTTCCACTTCTACGCCGAGCCCGACCGCGGCTGGGCCTGGCAGGTCCCGCTGCTCGAGCTGCCGAACGCGCAGTTCGTCCTGATGTCGGCGACGCTCGGCGACGTCGAGCGGTTCAAGCTCGACCTGAGCCGCCGGACGAACCGGCCGACCGCGATCGTCTCGTCGGCCGAGCGCCCGGTCCCGCTGGTCTACAAGTACGTCACCACTCCCCTGCACGAGACACTCCAGGAGCTGCTCGTCACGCACCAGTCGCCGGTGTACGTCGTGCACTTCACCCAGGCGTCGGCGCTGGAGCGCGCGCAGGCGCTGACCAGCATCAACGTCTGCACGAAGGAGGAGAAGGACAAGATCAAGGAGCTGATCGGGCACTTCCGGTTCAGCTCCGGGTTCGGCCGGACGCTGCAGCGGCTCGTCATGCACGGCATCGGCGTGCACCACGCGGGCATGCTGCCGAAGTACCGGCGGCTGGTCGAGCAGCTGGCCCAGGCCGGGCTGCTCAAGGTGATCTGCGGCACCGACACGCTCGGCGTCGGGATCAACGTCCCGATCCGCACCGTCGTACTGACCGCTCTGAGCAAGTACGACGGCCGTCGGCAGCGCATCCTCAAGGCGCGCGAGTTCCACCAGATCGCCGGCCGCGCGGGCCGGGCCGGGTACGACACCTCCGGCACCGTCGTCGTCCAGGCTCCGGACCACGTCGTCGAGAACGTCAAGGCGATGGCGAAGGCCGGCGACGACCCGAAGAAGCAGCGCCGGGTGCAGCGCAAGAAGCCGCCGGAGGGGTTCGTCACCTGGGGCGAGGACACCTTCGACCGGCTGGTCGCGGCCGAGCCCGAGCCGTTGCTGTCGAAGATGCGGGTCAGCCACGCGATGCTGCTGAACGTGATCGCCCGCGACGGCGATGCCTTCGCGAGCATGCGGCACCTGCTGCAGGACAACCACGAGGACGCCAAGTCGCAGGTCCGGCTGATCCGGCGCGCGATCCAGATCTACCGTACGCTGCTCACCGCCGGCGTCGTCGAGCGGCTGGACGAGCCCGACGAGTTCGGGCGGACGCTGCGGCTGACCGTCGACCTGCAGAAGGACTTCTCGCTGAACCAGCCACTCTCGACGTTCGCGCTCGCGGCGCTGGACCTGCTCGACCCTGAGGATCCCTTGTACGCGCTCGATGTGGTGTCGGTGGTCGAGGCGACCCTGGAGGACCCGCGCGCCGTCCTGATGGCGCAGCTGCACCACGCCAAGGGCGAGGCCGTCCAGTCGATGAAGGCCGACGGCATCGAGTACGAGGAGCGGATGGAGCTGCTCGACGAGCTGAGCTGGCCGAAGCCGCTCGAAGAGTTGCTGCAGGCAACTTTGGAGATCTACCGGCAGACCCACCCGTGGATCGCCGAGGCCGGGCTGTCGCCGAAGTCGGTGGTCCGGGACATGTTCGAGCGGGCGATGACGTTCGGCGAGTTCGTCCAGTACTACGGGCTGGCGCGCTCCGAGGGCATCATGCTGCGCTACCTCAGCGACGCGTACAAGGCGCTGCGCCAGACCGTGCCGCCGGAC
The Kribbella italica DNA segment above includes these coding regions:
- a CDS encoding MFS transporter, with translation MTAETSVPPATGQAPYPRRWIAMAVLILAFMLDLVNVTIVNVGLPAIQRDLGATPAQLEWISAAYLLAFAAALITFARLGDLAGRKRVFLAGIAVFAVTGVWSGLAGSVEVLIVARAAQGLAAAALAPQVLSILYTLFQGRERAAVFGVFGIMGGLAQAVGLLLGGVVVTADIAGLGWRAIFLVTVPMAVVLLAAGAWLVPESRLVGGLRPKWLATAVLTVGLVAIVFPLLDGRTYGWPVWIWFCLVAGIVALAGLALVEHRKNPAGALLPLDLFRVPVVSRGLTVLLLIFASFSGFLLILTLWLQGSQEYSPLDAGLLMAAFAAGGVAMSPFTGRLLVRFGRTLILLGSSLAGVGALVVLLAARAADGPVGAWTLVPGLFVMGLSMNLVVPTLATLFLAGVPVELAGAGSGIFNTGQQFGGALGVAGIGAIYFAALDSGGPRAAVTAGTVAVAVGLVVSGVVALTIPRISLSES
- a CDS encoding MarR family winged helix-turn-helix transcriptional regulator; protein product: MTSEPSPLCRTLLAATVRHAAAAARFDHEVGVQAGLPLSTYESSFVNLLRLHGPLSPGELGKLTGLSSSGTITGVIDRLERAGYVVRERCVEDRRRVTISLNTAWLDQENNPRLRALAALMETYTAAELETIADFVTKLADLEAGILDPATGSMRDNGNDDADREAAGLHRT
- a CDS encoding DEAD/DEAH box helicase; amino-acid sequence: MTLTEKLPDSTEPDALYDAFATWVGTQGISLYPAQEEALIEVMTGSNVILSTPTGSGKSLVATGSHFAALANGRRTFYTAPIKALVSEKFFALCDVFGADKVGMLTGDASVNAGAPIICCTAEVLANVALREGSAADVGQVVMDEFHFYAEPDRGWAWQVPLLELPNAQFVLMSATLGDVERFKLDLSRRTNRPTAIVSSAERPVPLVYKYVTTPLHETLQELLVTHQSPVYVVHFTQASALERAQALTSINVCTKEEKDKIKELIGHFRFSSGFGRTLQRLVMHGIGVHHAGMLPKYRRLVEQLAQAGLLKVICGTDTLGVGINVPIRTVVLTALSKYDGRRQRILKAREFHQIAGRAGRAGYDTSGTVVVQAPDHVVENVKAMAKAGDDPKKQRRVQRKKPPEGFVTWGEDTFDRLVAAEPEPLLSKMRVSHAMLLNVIARDGDAFASMRHLLQDNHEDAKSQVRLIRRAIQIYRTLLTAGVVERLDEPDEFGRTLRLTVDLQKDFSLNQPLSTFALAALDLLDPEDPLYALDVVSVVEATLEDPRAVLMAQLHHAKGEAVQSMKADGIEYEERMELLDELSWPKPLEELLQATLEIYRQTHPWIAEAGLSPKSVVRDMFERAMTFGEFVQYYGLARSEGIMLRYLSDAYKALRQTVPPDKVNEDLTDLIEWLGEVVRQTDSSLLDEWEELTNPTTSEVVAAPVPLGPRRITLNTRAFRVLVRNAMFRRVELVALHRWAELGQLDNESGWDAGRWAEAGTTYYAEHSSLGTGPAARGPALFMVEEHPGYWEVQQIIDDPEGNHDWRVTATVDLGASDEAGELVLELVSFKPL